One window of Nitrospirota bacterium genomic DNA carries:
- a CDS encoding avidin/streptavidin family protein codes for MKTVASLMLACALLVPVDNAWSSPPALKGDSEWTNQHKSALKLTVEASGMVSGTFTTAVGCGAGKARKVVGTMNGLAISFLVNFDECESITAWNGHLLVDGGNESLSTLWHLPIGVSPVTFKSTLAGADIFTRSTVKSGCKPGSLSLMGVGC; via the coding sequence ATGAAGACGGTTGCGTCTCTAATGCTGGCTTGCGCGCTGCTCGTTCCCGTTGATAATGCGTGGAGCAGTCCGCCCGCGCTCAAAGGTGATTCAGAATGGACAAATCAGCACAAATCGGCTTTGAAGCTGACCGTCGAGGCCAGCGGAATGGTATCGGGAACTTTTACTACAGCCGTGGGATGTGGGGCTGGTAAGGCCCGCAAAGTTGTTGGGACGATGAATGGACTTGCCATATCCTTCTTAGTCAACTTCGATGAATGCGAATCCATCACAGCTTGGAACGGACATCTCCTTGTGGACGGAGGGAATGAGAGCCTTTCCACGCTATGGCATCTGCCTATTGGTGTTAGTCCAGTAACCTTCAAATCGACACTGGCGGGAGCAGATATATTCACTAGAAGCACCGTAAAGTCGGGTTGTAAACCCGGTTCCCTCTCACTCATGGGCGTAGGTTGTTGA
- a CDS encoding response regulator, which produces MAKILVIDDEQGIRDLLDTLLCRKGYDVVVAENGQKGLDLFRREHPDVVVLDLKMPGMDGLTVLRQVRNINPKQPVIILTGAGTPEMEQQIHALGVTEYVEKEFSLHLLGDSLKRLLL; this is translated from the coding sequence ATGGCCAAGATTCTGGTGATTGATGATGAGCAGGGCATCCGGGATCTCCTCGACACACTGCTTTGCCGAAAAGGCTATGACGTGGTCGTCGCGGAGAATGGCCAGAAGGGTCTGGATCTCTTTCGTCGAGAACACCCCGATGTCGTGGTGCTTGATCTGAAAATGCCAGGGATGGATGGGCTCACGGTCTTGCGACAGGTGCGCAATATCAACCCAAAGCAGCCGGTGATCATTTTGACGGGGGCAGGGACTCCTGAGATGGAACAGCAGATCCATGCGCTGGGGGTGACCGAGTACGTCGAAAAAGAATTCTCGCTGCATCTCCTGGGGGACTCGCTGAAGCGCCTACTCCTCTAG
- a CDS encoding helix-turn-helix transcriptional regulator, whose translation MKSRNRDQEAFGKATRKAREAAGMSQEELGERAELHRTYIGGIERGERNVSLLNMEKIANALKVKLSVLVRQMEKHMGKGVPSKKKE comes from the coding sequence GTGAAATCCAGAAATCGAGATCAGGAAGCGTTTGGGAAGGCTACGCGCAAAGCGAGAGAAGCTGCGGGGATGTCCCAGGAAGAACTAGGAGAACGGGCTGAGTTGCATCGGACCTACATAGGCGGCATTGAGCGCGGGGAGCGAAATGTCAGTCTCCTCAATATGGAGAAGATCGCCAATGCGCTGAAAGTGAAGTTGAGTGTGCTAGTGCGTCAGATGGAGAAGCATATGGGGAAAGGGGTTCCGTCGAAAAAGAAAGAGTAG
- a CDS encoding outer membrane beta-barrel protein, with the protein MHWVSSALFACLTLCLLFQPTDTHAESYVAGFAGYGLSAQLSDVRGTGGISGNTGSNLGLQNSPIYGLKVGHFLDDLKYFGAEAELYTATPYLKQQQLTLSSPTGSQTATIPGAHLRVTTAALNVVYRYPGHVIQPYAGVGLGLFWFTTPTSTAGSAVRPGLNVLAGTRVLITQQIALFGEYKYNHSSFPGGDFNANYNAHFVVFGVGYHF; encoded by the coding sequence ATGCATTGGGTCTCATCCGCTCTCTTCGCGTGCCTCACGCTCTGCCTTCTTTTTCAGCCAACGGACACACACGCAGAGTCCTATGTGGCTGGTTTCGCTGGTTATGGATTGTCTGCACAGTTGAGTGACGTGAGGGGGACAGGGGGCATTTCAGGTAATACAGGATCGAATCTTGGTCTTCAGAACTCCCCGATCTATGGGCTGAAGGTGGGGCATTTTCTAGATGACCTAAAGTACTTTGGTGCCGAGGCGGAACTGTATACCGCCACTCCCTATCTCAAGCAACAGCAGCTCACGCTGAGTAGCCCAACAGGGTCACAAACTGCCACCATTCCGGGAGCCCACCTGCGAGTGACAACGGCAGCCTTGAATGTGGTGTATCGATACCCAGGACACGTCATTCAACCATACGCGGGTGTGGGGCTCGGATTGTTTTGGTTCACCACTCCCACTTCAACGGCAGGCTCGGCAGTCCGACCGGGCTTAAACGTCCTGGCAGGAACGCGTGTGCTTATCACGCAACAGATAGCCCTCTTCGGAGAATACAAATACAACCACTCAAGCTTTCCCGGCGGGGATTTCAACGCCAACTACAATGCGCACTTCGTCGTATTTGGGGTGGGGTATCATTTCTGA
- a CDS encoding PAS domain S-box protein: protein MRQTVRSYARGLPALIVAITVVTILIGGLALHYVETRLVAAAGESLTMAAVTIADKLDMQMAERYGDIQLLAQATVFHGHDHAAMGRRLRTLLEVYPVYRWAGVTDAEGRVLVASDQTSVHRDLREQPGFLAVKAGARAVVQDATPDDEGILAVTFVSPLHDARGAFTGTVMTQVGLPVLEDVFARTVNALQAQWGSAAGIEYIFLDQDGKVFVDSFLREEGQVNLKRQGLPSAQMFDAAPAGFIEERHVRRHVDVVTGYAQTKGIDGIDGLRWGVLVRVDRHDILSPIRAILWKLGAAGVGMTLPLIGILLWSIGRLSHWWRVADEERTRAQAAERKFHTLVELAPDAIVVTDLDGRILLTNRQMEQVFGYPAGDLTGQSIETLLPAHIRDRHRTHRARYNQAPQPRPMGANLDLLGCRRDGSEFPVQVSLSHADTADGHVVLAAIRDISRHKFEEAERERLNNEIRLLLDSAVGGLYGIDCAGRCTFINKAGATMLGYRPDEMLGKDMHQLIHHSRCNGTPYPVEACSIYRAFQTGQGCRIDGDVLWRRDGTDFPAEIQAHPIQKAGVIKGAVVTFADITERKLAEAALRDKDQRIRLAIKATKVGVWEWNTRTNRVRWDEEMFRLYGISATAEGVVDYADWSGAVLPEDLPEQEASLQDTIRRKGQSAREFRIRRRNDGAVRVLQAVEAVRIDAEDRVEWVVGTNLDITDRKEAEQELLVAKEAAEASARVKSEFMATMSHEIRTPMNGVIGMTSLLLETALTPEQREFAEIVRRSGEHLLTVINDILDFSKIEAGKMSLEIIDFDLRTLVDETVDLLAERAASKGVTLGCLFHAEVPAALRGDPGRLRQILLNLLGNAVKFTEQGEVVLSVTRLHHTDTEATVRFEVHDTGIGLSSDAQGCLFQSFSQVDSSMTRKYGGTGLGLAICKQLTELMGGHIGVNSTPGEGSTFWFTVQFGKQPQSPASAVGVASQDLHGLQLCVVDDNPINRRILERYAERWGVQCHMAEDGRQALALLRQAAAEGRACDLAIIDMQLPGMNGLELAGAIKADPVLAPTRLVLLTSQGQRGDAKAAQAAEYAAYLSKPVHEPQLYECLLAVLKPSAQRTTGPGLSEGRTDAPELVTRHSLAERNAQATAKILLAEDNVINQKVAVRLLEKLGYRVDLVTDGLEVLDALTRIPYAAVLMDCQLPDMDGFEATREIRRREARDKGSEAHTEEHGSFRSPQTSRHVPIIAMTANALQEGRDQCLAAGMDDCISKPIQLTVLAKILAGWVSAPAARAPRTPSRGRRGG, encoded by the coding sequence GTGAGACAGACAGTCCGTTCCTACGCACGTGGGCTGCCGGCGTTGATCGTTGCCATCACGGTGGTGACGATCCTGATCGGGGGCCTCGCCCTCCATTATGTCGAAACGCGCCTGGTGGCCGCTGCAGGCGAGAGCCTCACGATGGCCGCAGTCACTATCGCGGATAAGCTCGATATGCAGATGGCCGAGCGCTACGGCGACATCCAGCTACTTGCGCAGGCCACGGTGTTTCACGGGCACGACCATGCGGCGATGGGGCGACGGCTCCGCACCCTATTGGAGGTCTATCCCGTTTATCGCTGGGCGGGCGTTACCGATGCCGAGGGCCGGGTCCTGGTGGCCAGTGATCAGACGAGCGTGCACCGCGATCTTCGCGAGCAGCCTGGATTCCTGGCGGTGAAAGCGGGAGCACGCGCCGTGGTTCAGGATGCGACCCCGGACGATGAGGGAATTCTTGCGGTAACGTTTGTAAGCCCACTGCACGATGCACGAGGCGCATTTACCGGGACAGTGATGACCCAAGTAGGGTTGCCGGTGCTGGAGGATGTTTTTGCGCGTACCGTGAACGCCTTGCAGGCGCAATGGGGATCGGCGGCAGGCATCGAGTATATCTTTCTGGATCAGGACGGCAAGGTGTTCGTCGACTCCTTTCTGAGGGAAGAGGGACAGGTCAATCTCAAACGGCAGGGGCTCCCCTCGGCGCAGATGTTCGACGCGGCTCCAGCCGGATTCATTGAGGAACGGCATGTCCGCCGGCATGTTGACGTGGTGACCGGGTATGCGCAGACCAAGGGCATCGACGGGATCGATGGCCTGCGGTGGGGCGTGCTCGTGCGCGTGGACCGGCATGACATCCTAAGTCCCATCAGAGCCATCCTGTGGAAGCTCGGGGCGGCAGGCGTCGGCATGACGCTGCCGCTGATCGGCATCTTGCTCTGGAGCATCGGTCGCCTCTCGCACTGGTGGAGGGTGGCGGACGAGGAGCGCACCCGAGCGCAGGCCGCAGAACGCAAATTTCACACGCTGGTGGAGTTGGCGCCGGATGCGATTGTCGTGACCGATCTCGACGGCCGAATCCTGTTGACCAACCGGCAGATGGAACAGGTATTCGGGTATCCAGCCGGCGACTTGACCGGCCAATCCATCGAAACCCTGCTGCCCGCACATATTCGTGATCGGCACCGGACGCATCGCGCGCGCTACAATCAGGCGCCCCAGCCCAGACCGATGGGCGCAAACCTCGATCTTCTCGGGTGTCGGCGGGATGGGAGTGAGTTTCCGGTGCAGGTCAGTTTGAGCCATGCGGACACGGCGGATGGCCATGTCGTGCTGGCGGCCATTCGCGATATCTCTCGGCACAAATTCGAAGAAGCCGAGCGGGAACGCCTCAACAATGAGATTCGGCTGTTGCTGGACTCTGCGGTGGGCGGCCTCTACGGCATTGATTGCGCGGGGCGCTGCACCTTCATTAACAAGGCCGGGGCCACGATGTTGGGCTATCGGCCGGATGAGATGCTCGGCAAGGACATGCATCAGCTAATCCATCATTCCCGCTGCAATGGCACGCCGTATCCGGTTGAGGCATGCTCCATCTATCGGGCCTTTCAAACCGGGCAGGGATGCCGGATCGATGGCGACGTGCTGTGGCGACGAGATGGAACGGATTTTCCAGCGGAGATCCAGGCCCATCCGATCCAGAAGGCCGGCGTCATCAAAGGTGCAGTGGTCACCTTCGCGGATATTACCGAGCGCAAGTTGGCGGAAGCGGCGTTGCGCGACAAAGACCAGCGAATCCGGCTGGCGATCAAGGCGACCAAGGTCGGGGTCTGGGAGTGGAACACCCGGACCAACCGCGTTCGATGGGATGAGGAGATGTTTCGCCTCTATGGGATTTCTGCAACAGCGGAGGGTGTGGTCGACTACGCCGACTGGAGCGGGGCCGTCCTTCCGGAGGATTTGCCGGAACAAGAAGCCAGCTTACAGGATACGATTCGCCGCAAAGGGCAAAGCGCACGTGAGTTTCGAATACGCCGGCGCAACGACGGCGCGGTGCGCGTCCTGCAAGCGGTGGAAGCGGTCAGGATCGACGCCGAAGACCGGGTGGAATGGGTCGTGGGCACGAATCTCGACATCACCGACCGCAAAGAGGCGGAGCAAGAATTGCTTGTGGCAAAAGAGGCCGCGGAAGCCAGTGCCCGCGTCAAGAGCGAGTTCATGGCCACCATGAGTCATGAGATCCGCACGCCGATGAACGGGGTGATCGGTATGACCAGCCTCCTGCTCGAGACCGCGCTCACGCCGGAGCAGCGGGAGTTCGCCGAGATCGTCCGCCGTAGCGGAGAGCATCTGCTCACCGTCATCAACGATATTCTCGACTTTTCCAAAATTGAAGCCGGCAAAATGAGCTTGGAAATCATCGACTTCGACCTCCGCACCCTGGTGGACGAGACCGTGGATTTGTTGGCCGAGCGGGCGGCTAGCAAAGGGGTGACCCTGGGCTGCCTGTTTCATGCAGAGGTGCCGGCGGCTCTGCGCGGGGATCCGGGACGACTCCGCCAGATCCTGCTCAACCTCCTGGGGAATGCCGTCAAGTTTACGGAGCAGGGTGAGGTGGTGCTGTCCGTCACGCGGCTCCACCACACCGATACCGAGGCCACGGTACGGTTTGAGGTACACGATACTGGGATCGGCCTGTCCTCTGACGCGCAAGGGTGCCTGTTTCAGTCGTTCAGTCAGGTCGATAGCTCGATGACGCGCAAGTACGGAGGCACAGGATTGGGGCTGGCCATCTGTAAACAGCTCACGGAACTCATGGGCGGCCACATCGGGGTGAACAGCACGCCGGGTGAAGGCAGTACGTTCTGGTTCACGGTTCAGTTTGGAAAGCAGCCGCAGTCTCCGGCCTCGGCGGTGGGTGTGGCGTCTCAGGACTTGCACGGGCTGCAGCTCTGCGTCGTGGATGACAATCCCATCAATCGGCGCATCCTGGAACGCTATGCTGAACGATGGGGAGTCCAGTGTCATATGGCGGAGGATGGCCGGCAGGCGCTGGCGCTCTTGCGTCAGGCGGCGGCAGAAGGGAGGGCGTGTGACCTCGCGATCATCGACATGCAGTTGCCGGGCATGAACGGCCTGGAACTGGCGGGAGCCATTAAGGCCGATCCTGTCCTGGCGCCGACCAGGCTCGTGCTCTTGACGTCTCAAGGTCAGCGCGGCGATGCCAAAGCGGCGCAGGCAGCCGAGTATGCCGCCTACCTTTCCAAACCGGTGCACGAGCCGCAATTGTATGAATGTTTGCTGGCCGTCCTCAAACCGTCCGCTCAGCGTACCACCGGTCCAGGACTGTCCGAAGGCCGAACCGACGCGCCCGAACTGGTCACGCGTCATAGTTTGGCCGAGAGGAACGCCCAGGCCACCGCGAAAATTCTGCTCGCCGAGGATAACGTCATCAATCAGAAGGTCGCCGTCCGCCTGCTGGAAAAGTTGGGCTATCGAGTGGACCTCGTGACCGACGGTCTCGAGGTCCTCGACGCACTGACGCGCATCCCCTATGCCGCGGTCTTGATGGATTGCCAGCTGCCGGATATGGACGGATTTGAAGCGACGCGAGAAATCCGCAGGCGAGAGGCGAGAGACAAGGGCTCAGAGGCACACACAGAAGAGCACGGCTCGTTCCGCTCGCCTCAGACCTCGCGCCACGTACCGATTATTGCCATGACGGCCAATGCCCTGCAGGAGGGTCGAGACCAGTGCCTCGCTGCCGGCATGGATGACTGTATAAGTAAGCCCATACAACTTACGGTGTTGGCAAAGATCCTTGCGGGCTGGGTCAGCGCGCCTGCCGCGCGCGCCCCTCGAACTCCGAGCCGAGGGCGGCGAGGCGGCTGA
- a CDS encoding response regulator, with protein sequence MATILLIVEAATLLEQLNAALGQWGHTVVLATEAQTGWMLFQATHPNITILSLDFAERAGMLFLSKVRAADSEAVVIGVTGADTDERRRVARELGVRVILRAPFTLADIDHALHQASLPAGSSSSRGSPRAAVLIVDDEAPMRQRFREALEEAGYQVWEASTGIEGMRQVCDQSINLVITDIRMPDLDGLEAVCLLHRSFPTIRIIAISGGSNDPDYCAAAKMLGAHETLTKPFELQQLLEAVDRQVGKQISAGTRTPDLLA encoded by the coding sequence ATGGCCACGATTCTGTTGATTGTTGAAGCCGCGACCCTGCTTGAGCAGCTCAATGCCGCGTTAGGGCAGTGGGGGCATACGGTCGTCCTTGCAACCGAAGCGCAAACGGGGTGGATGCTGTTTCAGGCCACGCATCCGAACATCACGATCCTGAGCCTCGACTTCGCAGAGCGCGCTGGCATGCTCTTTCTCTCGAAGGTACGGGCGGCCGATTCCGAAGCTGTCGTCATCGGGGTAACGGGGGCAGACACAGACGAACGTCGTCGTGTCGCTCGTGAGCTGGGGGTCCGCGTGATACTCCGGGCGCCATTCACGCTGGCAGATATTGATCATGCCCTTCATCAGGCGTCACTCCCAGCTGGCTCTTCGAGTTCGAGGGGCTCTCCGCGAGCCGCTGTCCTGATCGTTGATGATGAAGCGCCGATGCGTCAGCGTTTTCGTGAGGCGCTTGAAGAAGCCGGCTACCAGGTCTGGGAGGCATCGACGGGGATTGAGGGCATGCGCCAGGTCTGTGACCAGTCCATCAATCTGGTAATCACTGATATCCGCATGCCGGACTTGGATGGTCTGGAGGCGGTGTGCCTACTGCATCGGAGCTTCCCGACCATTCGAATCATTGCCATCTCCGGCGGAAGTAATGATCCGGATTACTGTGCCGCCGCCAAAATGCTGGGTGCCCACGAGACACTGACCAAGCCGTTTGAGCTGCAACAGCTCCTGGAGGCAGTTGATCGCCAGGTGGGTAAACAGATCTCAGCAGGGACGAGGACACCCGATCTCCTTGCCTAG
- a CDS encoding response regulator transcription factor, whose amino-acid sequence MLAQAVKPIRLLLVDDHEVVRMGLEALFRRVRTVQVVGEANTVASAVTEAIRLRPDIVLLDLRLPDGSGIEACREILGTCPDTHVVFLTSFADEDAMLSTTFAGAKGYLLKTIGGTALVQAIHAIAGGQSILDPAVTESVLARMRSLSTMDANGQQAILSPQERRILPLLADGKTNKEIAVALGLSDKTIKNYLFNIFRKLQVTSRTQAATMFIKQQSS is encoded by the coding sequence ATGCTGGCGCAAGCAGTTAAACCGATTCGGCTGCTACTGGTGGACGACCATGAGGTCGTCCGCATGGGGCTGGAGGCCCTCTTCCGCAGAGTGAGGACGGTGCAGGTGGTGGGTGAGGCAAATACCGTCGCGTCCGCCGTCACGGAGGCGATCCGTCTCCGACCCGACATCGTGCTGTTAGATCTCCGCTTGCCTGACGGCAGTGGCATTGAAGCCTGCCGAGAGATCCTGGGGACATGCCCCGACACCCATGTCGTCTTTCTCACGTCATTTGCGGATGAGGATGCGATGCTGTCGACCACTTTTGCGGGTGCGAAGGGGTACCTCTTGAAAACGATTGGGGGGACCGCATTGGTTCAGGCCATTCACGCCATAGCCGGCGGGCAGTCCATTCTCGATCCGGCGGTGACGGAGTCCGTTCTCGCCCGCATGCGATCCCTTTCGACGATGGATGCCAATGGCCAACAGGCCATCTTGTCTCCCCAAGAGCGACGGATCCTGCCCTTGTTGGCCGACGGCAAGACGAACAAGGAAATTGCCGTCGCCCTTGGCCTGAGCGATAAGACCATCAAGAATTATCTGTTCAACATTTTTAGGAAGCTTCAAGTCACCAGCCGCACGCAAGCCGCGACCATGTTCATCAAGCAGCAATCCAGCTAG
- a CDS encoding PAS domain S-box protein, whose amino-acid sequence MTQRLKNQHRWVPLTVVLGTATAYELAFAPLHQMAGDVVGVFTVLPVAVAGWLLGARAGLVAGLLGTVLNIMNFTLAGTIGSEVVMRWWPAVLASLALGVMAGWAGERAAHAKRESREANQERDRFFDLSMDLLCIAGTDGYFKRLNPAWERALGFSREELCSKPFIEFIHPDDRSRTQEVMEKLSRGEPAINFENRYRCRDGSYRWLTWITPAPEQEPPMLYATARDITERKRIEEALRESEERYRLLTDATFDGIAIHDQGIIIEVNSGLERMFGYGPGELIGKHVLDVVADESREMVIAYMREGVQGPYESVGRRKDGSAFYGEVVIKPYRYQGRDVRLVAGRDITERKQMEQALRRANDELEQRVAQRTQELLVANDALCLARAWQRDLIEAIPGIVWECDARTWRVSFVNHQAELVLGYPVQQWLDEPDFWQTHLHPDDRDWVTEYCLASVRDTRKFSFEYRMIAADGRIVWLQDIVTVEIDEQGPAILRGIMSDITERKQAETALRESEARFRSLFEEVPIAYQSLDIEGCYLDVNQGLCALLGYAPDELLGKRFDDFWPPDARECFPGGFSNFKRSGGVTNHLRLKRKDGKEIAVILGGRVQRDPMGNFLRTHCILTDITDQKRIEEDLRRSEVFIDSVLENLPNMIFVKDAESLRFVRFNRAGEELLGYGRDELLGRSDYDFFPKEEADFFTLKDRDVLRSGRLLDISEEPIQTKENGVRLLHTKKIPIYSADGTPQYLLGISEDITARKQAEEERKKQELLVTLMLSTGPGCIKRIAADGTLRQMNPAGLKCIDADSEEAALGLSVFNLIVPEHLAAFMEMHRDVINGGTRVLQFEILSLRGTRRWMETHAVPFQNPVSGQTEHLAVSHDITERKQAEDALRTSEEQLRKVLEEREQLSQDLHDNIVQTIYAIGMSLEECRHLFQEDYQVADKQLEHAVVSLNKVIADVRMYIVWDKHEAVSGQQFCAKLAELAATMEHVQGIRFSLHLAVDAARRLTPLQAFHILHIVQEAMSNSLRHSQSRSGLVSLQMEDGRIRLEVSDDGIGFNLEEASGQGHGLQNMTARAHKLGANFQIISRPGSGAQILVELPLEDQHAGASS is encoded by the coding sequence ATGACACAGCGATTGAAGAATCAGCATCGATGGGTACCGCTCACGGTGGTTCTCGGAACGGCGACGGCCTATGAACTGGCATTTGCGCCCCTGCATCAGATGGCGGGTGATGTTGTTGGCGTATTCACCGTCCTCCCGGTGGCAGTGGCAGGATGGCTGTTGGGGGCTCGTGCCGGCCTCGTTGCCGGGCTGCTCGGGACTGTGTTGAATATTATGAATTTCACTCTGGCAGGGACGATCGGGTCGGAAGTGGTGATGAGATGGTGGCCGGCCGTGCTCGCGAGCCTTGCGCTTGGTGTGATGGCGGGCTGGGCAGGTGAGCGTGCCGCCCATGCCAAACGAGAGTCTCGTGAGGCGAATCAAGAACGGGACAGGTTTTTTGACCTGTCCATGGATCTTCTCTGCATCGCGGGAACCGACGGCTATTTCAAACGGCTCAATCCGGCATGGGAACGAGCGTTGGGGTTCAGCCGGGAAGAACTGTGCTCGAAACCCTTTATCGAGTTCATCCATCCCGATGACCGTTCTCGTACGCAAGAGGTCATGGAGAAGCTGTCGCGCGGGGAGCCAGCCATCAACTTCGAAAATCGATATCGGTGCCGTGATGGGTCCTATCGATGGCTGACCTGGATTACCCCGGCTCCGGAACAGGAGCCGCCGATGTTGTATGCGACAGCTCGCGACATCACCGAGCGCAAACGGATCGAAGAGGCCCTGCGCGAAAGCGAGGAGCGGTATCGCCTCCTGACCGATGCCACGTTCGACGGCATCGCCATCCACGATCAAGGCATCATTATCGAGGTCAACTCCGGTTTGGAGCGGATGTTCGGTTACGGGCCGGGGGAACTGATCGGAAAGCACGTGCTGGACGTGGTGGCCGACGAATCCCGCGAGATGGTCATCGCCTACATGAGGGAGGGAGTGCAGGGCCCCTATGAATCCGTGGGACGTCGTAAAGACGGCTCGGCGTTCTACGGGGAAGTCGTCATCAAACCCTACCGGTATCAAGGGCGGGATGTCCGCCTCGTGGCTGGCCGCGACATCACCGAGCGCAAGCAGATGGAACAGGCGCTACGGCGGGCGAACGATGAGCTGGAACAGCGGGTGGCTCAGCGAACGCAAGAGCTCCTGGTGGCGAACGACGCCCTGTGCCTCGCCCGAGCCTGGCAGCGCGACTTGATCGAAGCGATCCCGGGGATCGTATGGGAGTGCGACGCGCGGACCTGGCGGGTTTCTTTCGTCAACCACCAGGCCGAATTGGTGCTCGGCTATCCCGTGCAGCAGTGGCTCGATGAGCCGGACTTTTGGCAAACGCACCTACACCCGGACGATCGAGATTGGGTCACCGAGTATTGTCTCGCCTCGGTACGGGACACACGGAAGTTCTCGTTCGAATACCGGATGATTGCAGCCGATGGGCGAATCGTCTGGCTCCAGGACATTGTGACGGTAGAGATCGACGAGCAGGGCCCGGCCATTCTGCGGGGCATTATGTCGGATATCACCGAGCGTAAACAGGCAGAAACGGCGTTGCGGGAGAGCGAGGCGCGCTTCCGGAGCCTGTTCGAAGAAGTGCCGATTGCCTACCAATCTCTGGACATCGAAGGGTGTTATCTCGATGTCAATCAGGGACTCTGTGCCCTGCTCGGCTATGCTCCTGATGAGCTACTGGGCAAGCGATTCGATGATTTCTGGCCACCCGACGCGCGTGAGTGTTTCCCCGGAGGATTTAGCAATTTCAAGCGAAGCGGCGGTGTCACCAACCATCTTAGGCTCAAGAGAAAGGACGGGAAAGAAATCGCTGTCATCCTGGGTGGACGCGTCCAGCGCGACCCGATGGGCAACTTTCTTAGGACGCACTGCATTCTGACCGACATCACGGATCAAAAGCGGATCGAAGAGGACCTGCGCCGATCGGAGGTCTTCATCGACTCCGTCCTTGAAAATCTCCCCAATATGATTTTCGTGAAGGACGCGGAGAGCCTCCGTTTCGTACGGTTCAATAGGGCGGGGGAAGAATTGCTGGGATATGGACGGGATGAACTCTTGGGCAGGAGCGACTACGATTTTTTCCCGAAGGAGGAAGCCGATTTTTTCACGCTCAAAGATCGGGACGTCCTGCGCAGCGGCCGTTTGTTGGATATTTCGGAAGAGCCCATTCAGACCAAAGAAAACGGGGTGCGGTTGCTCCACACGAAAAAGATTCCGATCTACAGCGCCGACGGGACTCCACAGTACCTATTGGGCATCTCGGAAGACATCACCGCCCGCAAACAGGCGGAAGAGGAACGGAAGAAGCAAGAGCTGCTCGTCACACTCATGCTGAGCACGGGACCCGGTTGCATTAAGCGCATCGCGGCAGATGGGACCTTGCGCCAAATGAATCCGGCTGGTCTGAAATGTATTGACGCGGACAGTGAGGAGGCCGCACTCGGTCTTTCGGTGTTCAATCTGATTGTTCCGGAGCACCTGGCCGCGTTTATGGAGATGCATCGAGACGTCATCAATGGAGGCACGCGGGTACTCCAGTTTGAAATTCTGAGCCTGAGAGGCACCCGCCGGTGGATGGAAACCCATGCCGTCCCGTTTCAGAATCCCGTCAGTGGACAGACGGAGCACCTGGCGGTGAGCCACGACATCACTGAGCGTAAACAGGCGGAGGATGCCCTGCGAACGAGTGAAGAACAGCTCCGCAAAGTGCTCGAAGAGCGGGAGCAGCTCTCTCAGGACCTCCACGACAATATTGTTCAAACCATCTATGCGATAGGAATGAGCCTTGAGGAATGTCGCCATCTCTTCCAGGAGGATTATCAGGTAGCCGACAAGCAGCTGGAGCATGCCGTCGTGTCCTTAAACAAGGTCATTGCAGATGTTCGGATGTATATCGTGTGGGACAAGCATGAAGCGGTGAGCGGGCAACAGTTCTGTGCGAAGTTAGCCGAGTTGGCCGCCACCATGGAACATGTGCAGGGGATCCGTTTCTCGCTCCATCTCGCGGTGGACGCGGCACGGCGGCTGACTCCCCTGCAAGCGTTTCATATTCTCCATATTGTCCAAGAGGCAATGAGCAACAGCCTTCGCCATTCACAAAGCCGAAGCGGTCTCGTCTCTCTGCAGATGGAAGACGGGCGCATCCGGCTTGAGGTCAGCGATGACGGGATCGGCTTCAATCTTGAGGAGGCGTCCGGGCAGGGGCACGGGTTACAGAACATGACGGCACGAGCGCACAAGCTTGGCGCGAACTTTCAGATCATTTCACGGCCTGGATCGGGGGCTCAGATTCTCGTCGAACTCCCGCTGGAGGATCAGCATGCTGGCGCAAGCAGTTAA
- a CDS encoding IS3 family transposase — protein MTLNRNTLRYRSLRQEDAALRMRIREIAERKRRWGCPRIHVRLRRESWSVNHKKVSRPYYRDKGLALRRRRRKKAAVPRVALPKPTQSERCYAMDFVHERPVTGRRFSGVTNVGKVTLC, from the coding sequence GTGACACTGAATCGGAACACGCTCCGGTACCGAAGTCTGCGCCAGGAGGATGCGGCCCTGCGGATGCGAATCCGAGAGATTGCTGAGAGGAAGCGACGCTGGGGATGCCCGCGCATCCATGTGCGGTTGCGTCGAGAGAGCTGGTCCGTGAATCATAAGAAAGTCTCGCGGCCCTATTATCGCGACAAAGGGCTGGCGTTACGGCGACGCAGACGGAAAAAGGCGGCGGTTCCACGGGTCGCCTTGCCGAAACCAACGCAATCAGAACGCTGTTATGCCATGGACTTTGTCCATGAACGGCCTGTCACGGGCCGACGGTTCAGTGGTGTAACAAACGTGGGGAAGGTCACGTTGTGCTAA